In Salmo trutta chromosome 28, fSalTru1.1, whole genome shotgun sequence, one DNA window encodes the following:
- the LOC115165347 gene encoding pepsin A: MMNWAVLLCALVALSECNIKISLIKGKTARETLMEKGLWEETRLKFPYNPMAKFYQTGDEAMTNDADLSYYGVISIGTPPQSFNVIFDTGSSNLWVPSVYCSSQACQNHAKFNPAQSSTFTWANKPVSIQYGTGSMTGQLAYDTVSVGGISVTKQIFGASQTEAPFMANMVADGILGLAFPNLAASGATPVFDNMMTQGLVSQNLFSVYLSGNSAEGSVVSFGDIESNYYTGQITWIPLSSETYWQINMDSVTINGNTVACNGGCQAIIDTGTSQIVGPTTDISNMNSWVGATTDQYGDASVNCNNIPNMPEVTFTLNGNAFTIPASAYTSQNSYGCMTGFGNGGTQQLWILGDVFIRQYYAIFDRQNNNVGLAQIA, encoded by the exons ATGATGAACTGGGCTGTCCTCCTGTGTGCCCTAGTGGCCCTGTCCGAGTGTAATATCAA GATCTCTCTGATCAAGGGGAAGACTGCCAGAGAGACCCTGATGGAGAAGGGTTTATGGGAGGAGACCAGGCTGAAGTTCCCCTACAACCCGATGGCCAAGTTCTACCAGACCGGTGATGAGGCTATGACCAACGACGCTGAC TTGTCCTACTACGGAGTGATTTCCATTGGAACCCCTCCCCAGTCCTTCAACGTCATCTTTGACACTGGCTCCTCTAACCTGTGGGTTCCCTCTGTCTACTGCTCCAGCCAGGCCTGCC AGAATCATGCCAAATTCAATCCTGCACAGTCCAGCACCTTCACGTGGGCCAACAAGCCTGTTTCCATTCAGTACGGAACTGGCAGCATGACTGGACAGCTGGCATACGACACTGTTTCG GTGGGCGGTATCTCTGTGACTAAGCAGATCTTTGGTGccagtcagaccgaggctccctTCATGGCCAACATGGTTGCCGACGGTATCCTGGGCCTGGCTTTCCCCAACCTGGCGGCCTCTGGGGCCACACCCGTCTTTGACAACATGATGACCCAGGGCCTCGTTTCTCAGAACCTCTTCTCTGTCTACCTGAGCGG AAACTCAGCAGAGGGTAGTGTGGTGTCTTTCGGAGACATTGAGTCTAACTACTACACTGGACAGATCACCTGGATCCCCCTGTCCTCTGAGACCTACTGGCAGATCAACATGGACAG CGTTACCATCAACGGCAACACAGTGGCTTGCAATGGTGGGTGTCAGGCTATCATTGATACTGGCACCTCCCAGATCGTTGGGCCAACCACTGACATCAGCAACATGAACAGCTGGGTCGGAGCCACCACTGACCAGTATGGAGAT GCCTCCGTGAACTGCAACAACATCCCCAACATGCCCGAGGTGACCTTCACCCTCAACGGAAACGCCTTCACCATCCCTGCCTCTGCCTACACCTCCCAG aacTCCTACGGCTGTATGACTGGTTTTGGTAACGGTGGAACTCAGCAGCTCTGGATCCTTGGAGATGTCTTCATAAGGCAGTACTATGCCATCTttgacagacagaacaacaatgTCGGTCTGGCCCAGATCGCATAA